A section of the Bacillus sp. HSf4 genome encodes:
- a CDS encoding YggT family protein codes for MILFYIYKVLSMLLTVYSFALIIYIFMSWVPNARATSFGRVLASVCEPYLEPFRRIIPPLGMIDISPIVAIFVLRFADMGLIAVFRMLGAF; via the coding sequence ATGATCCTATTTTATATTTACAAAGTTTTAAGCATGCTTCTAACCGTGTATTCCTTTGCGCTGATTATTTACATTTTTATGTCTTGGGTGCCGAATGCAAGAGCAACATCATTCGGCAGGGTTTTGGCGTCCGTGTGTGAGCCGTATCTGGAGCCGTTCAGAAGAATCATTCCCCCGCTTGGCATGATTGACATTTCGCCGATTGTGGCGATCTTCGTCCTGCGGTTCGCAGATATGGGGCTGATCGCGGTCTTCAGAATGCTCGGCGCTTTTTAA
- a CDS encoding RNA-binding protein encodes MSDIYQHFRKDEEPFIDKALEWKQTAADQYRMKLTDFLDPREQVILNSLVGQSDEVKLAFFGGFPEAERKRAVFYPEYVEPSAEDFQLQAYEVLYPQKFASIEHRELLGSLMGIGLKRQKFGDLIFADGTWQFVCSEEVADFVFSQLGQIGKVKVSLEKIPLSKLKVPEQAVEIRDDTVSSLRLDAVCSAVSRQSRQKAQVLVKNGLVKVNWKVIEDPSYTLLEGDMLSVRGFGRFRLKNIDGKTKKGKWRLSFELQK; translated from the coding sequence ATGAGCGATATTTACCAGCATTTCAGAAAAGATGAGGAGCCGTTTATTGACAAGGCTCTTGAATGGAAACAAACAGCGGCCGATCAATATCGGATGAAACTCACCGATTTTTTGGACCCGCGGGAGCAGGTGATTTTGAATTCTCTCGTCGGCCAGTCGGATGAGGTGAAGCTCGCCTTTTTCGGCGGCTTTCCTGAAGCCGAACGGAAAAGGGCCGTTTTTTATCCGGAATACGTCGAGCCGTCCGCGGAAGATTTTCAGCTTCAGGCCTATGAAGTGCTGTATCCGCAGAAGTTCGCCTCCATCGAACATCGCGAGCTTCTCGGATCTTTAATGGGGATCGGGCTGAAGCGGCAAAAGTTCGGTGACTTGATCTTTGCGGACGGGACATGGCAGTTTGTTTGTTCGGAAGAGGTCGCTGATTTTGTATTTTCCCAACTTGGGCAAATCGGCAAGGTGAAAGTATCACTGGAAAAAATTCCGCTGTCAAAACTTAAAGTACCGGAGCAAGCTGTCGAAATAAGGGATGACACTGTTTCATCTTTAAGGCTTGATGCGGTTTGCTCGGCAGTGAGCAGACAATCCCGGCAAAAGGCGCAGGTTCTTGTTAAAAACGGACTCGTCAAAGTGAATTGGAAGGTTATCGAAGACCCTTCTTATACACTTCTCGAAGGGGATATGCTGTCCGTGCGCGGTTTTGGCCGCTTCAGGCTGAAAAACATTGACGGCAAAACGAAAAAGGGCAAATGGAGATTGTCGTTTGAACTGCAAAAATAA
- the divIVA gene encoding septum site-determining protein DivIVA: MPLTPNDIHNKTFTKAFRGYDEDEVNEFLAQVRKDYEIVLRKKSELEAKVNELDERLGHFSTIEETLNKSILVAQEAAEDVKRNSEKEAKLIIREAEKNADRIINESLSKSRKIAMEIEELKKQSKVFRTRFQMLIEAQLDLLKNDDWDHLLEYEVDAVMDEKE, from the coding sequence ATGCCTTTGACGCCAAATGATATTCATAATAAAACATTTACGAAAGCGTTCCGCGGCTATGATGAAGATGAAGTAAACGAATTTCTGGCCCAGGTGAGAAAAGATTATGAGATCGTGCTGCGCAAAAAAAGCGAGCTTGAAGCAAAGGTGAATGAGCTGGACGAGCGTCTCGGCCATTTCTCAACGATTGAAGAAACATTGAATAAATCGATTCTTGTCGCACAGGAAGCGGCGGAGGACGTAAAGCGCAATTCGGAGAAAGAAGCGAAGCTCATCATCCGCGAGGCTGAAAAAAACGCGGACCGGATTATTAACGAATCGCTCTCTAAATCAAGAAAAATCGCGATGGAAATCGAAGAGCTCAAAAAGCAATCAAAAGTGTTCAGAACCCGATTCCAAATGCTGATTGAAGCACAGCTTGACCTGCTGAAGAATGACGATTGGGATCATCTGCTTGAATACGAAGTCGACGCGGTCATGGATGAAAAAGAATAG
- the ileS gene encoding isoleucine--tRNA ligase — protein sequence MDYKDTLLMPKTDFPMRGNLPKREPEIQGKWEDMDIYSLVQERTAGRPMFVLHDGPPYANGDIHMGHALNKILKDFIVRSRSMSGYHAPYVPGWDTHGLPIETALTKNKKVKRKEMTVAEFRKLCEEYAWQQIEGQKEQFKRLGVRGDWENPYVTLKPEFEAQQIKVFGEMAKKGYIYKGLKPVYWSPSSESALAEAEIEYHDKRSPSIYVAFDVKDGKGVLTNGEKFIIWTTTPWTIPANLGIAVHPELEYSVVAAGGSRYVIASALVESVAKAIGFEDHEIVQTVKGKDLEHIVAAHPLYGRDSLVMLGEHVTTDAGTGCVHTAPGHGEDDFIIGQKYGLDVLCPVDEKGNMTSEAPGFEGLFYDQANKPITEKLEEKGALMKLDFITHSYPHDWRTKKPTIFRATAQWFASIKDFRNELLEAVKETKWVPEWGETRLYNMIRDRGDWCISRQRAWGVPIPVFYAENGEPIITDETIEHVSALFREHGSNIWFEKEANELLPEGFTHPGSPNGKFTKEQDIMDVWFDSGSSHQAVLEERDDLVRPADLYLEGSDQYRGWFNSSISTAVAVTGKAPYKGVLSHGFALDGEGRKMSKSLGNVVVPAKIMNQFGADILRLWVASVDYQADVRVSDAILKQVAEVYRKIRNTFRFLHGNISDFDPAKDAVSANDLREVDQYILIKLNNLIEKVKKAYEEYDFAVIYHAVHNFCAIELSSFYMDFAKDVVYIEHADHKDRRSMQTVFYETLLALVKLIAPILPHTADEMWSHFTFVSEQSVQLSDMPETKDIPNAKETEEKFDRFMTLRDDVLKALENARNDKIIGKSSVASLTLYPNEQSKALLASINEDVKQLFIVSEFAIGGTEAEAPEEAQSFETGKIVVAQADGETCERCRMVSKEIGQDPDHPELCPRCAGIVKTYY from the coding sequence ATGGATTACAAAGACACGCTCTTAATGCCGAAAACGGATTTTCCAATGAGAGGAAACCTGCCGAAACGGGAGCCGGAAATTCAGGGGAAATGGGAGGACATGGATATCTACAGCCTTGTGCAGGAACGGACGGCGGGCAGGCCGATGTTCGTATTGCACGATGGGCCGCCATATGCAAACGGCGACATCCATATGGGTCATGCGCTGAACAAAATTTTAAAAGACTTCATCGTCCGTTCAAGATCAATGAGCGGCTACCACGCGCCGTATGTACCTGGCTGGGATACTCACGGACTGCCGATTGAAACGGCGCTGACAAAAAATAAAAAAGTCAAACGCAAAGAAATGACGGTCGCCGAATTCCGCAAGCTTTGCGAGGAATATGCATGGCAGCAGATCGAAGGCCAAAAGGAGCAGTTTAAACGCCTGGGCGTCAGAGGAGATTGGGAAAATCCATATGTCACGCTGAAGCCTGAGTTTGAAGCACAGCAAATCAAAGTGTTTGGCGAGATGGCAAAAAAAGGCTATATCTACAAAGGGCTGAAGCCTGTGTACTGGTCTCCTTCGAGCGAATCGGCTTTAGCGGAAGCGGAGATCGAGTATCATGACAAGCGCTCACCATCCATTTATGTCGCGTTTGATGTGAAGGATGGCAAAGGGGTTTTAACAAACGGCGAAAAATTCATCATCTGGACGACAACGCCATGGACGATCCCGGCGAACCTTGGAATCGCGGTACATCCTGAGCTGGAATACAGCGTCGTTGCTGCGGGAGGCTCACGCTATGTGATCGCCAGCGCATTGGTGGAAAGCGTAGCAAAAGCGATCGGATTTGAAGATCATGAAATCGTTCAAACGGTTAAAGGAAAAGACTTGGAGCACATCGTGGCCGCTCATCCTTTATACGGCAGAGATTCGCTTGTGATGCTCGGCGAACACGTCACAACAGACGCGGGCACAGGCTGTGTTCATACAGCACCGGGACACGGTGAAGACGACTTTATCATCGGCCAGAAATACGGGCTTGATGTCCTTTGCCCAGTTGATGAAAAAGGGAATATGACAAGCGAAGCGCCTGGATTTGAAGGACTGTTTTACGATCAGGCCAACAAACCGATTACCGAAAAGCTTGAAGAAAAAGGCGCGCTCATGAAGCTGGATTTTATCACCCACTCTTATCCGCACGACTGGAGAACGAAAAAGCCGACGATTTTCCGCGCGACTGCTCAGTGGTTCGCTTCCATCAAAGATTTCAGAAACGAGCTGCTTGAGGCTGTTAAAGAAACGAAGTGGGTGCCTGAATGGGGTGAAACCCGCCTTTACAACATGATTCGCGACCGCGGCGACTGGTGTATTTCAAGACAGCGGGCATGGGGCGTGCCGATTCCGGTATTTTATGCGGAAAACGGTGAACCGATTATCACCGATGAAACGATTGAACACGTCTCCGCTTTGTTCAGGGAGCACGGATCAAACATCTGGTTTGAAAAAGAAGCGAATGAGCTGCTTCCTGAAGGATTTACACATCCTGGAAGCCCGAACGGCAAGTTTACGAAAGAGCAGGACATCATGGATGTCTGGTTTGATTCAGGTTCATCCCACCAGGCCGTCTTGGAAGAGCGCGATGATTTGGTAAGACCTGCTGACCTTTATCTTGAAGGGTCTGACCAATATCGCGGCTGGTTCAACTCATCGATTTCAACGGCTGTCGCCGTAACGGGAAAAGCGCCGTATAAAGGCGTCCTTTCACACGGTTTTGCGCTTGACGGCGAAGGCCGGAAAATGAGCAAATCGCTCGGCAATGTCGTCGTACCGGCAAAAATCATGAACCAGTTTGGCGCCGATATTCTCAGGCTGTGGGTTGCATCTGTCGATTATCAAGCGGACGTCCGCGTATCTGACGCGATTTTAAAACAGGTCGCAGAAGTATACCGGAAAATCCGCAACACGTTCCGTTTCCTTCACGGAAATATCAGCGATTTTGACCCGGCGAAAGATGCTGTCTCTGCAAACGATCTTCGTGAAGTGGATCAATATATTTTGATCAAGCTGAACAACCTGATTGAAAAAGTGAAAAAAGCGTATGAAGAATATGATTTTGCGGTAATTTATCATGCGGTTCATAACTTCTGTGCAATCGAACTCAGCTCGTTCTATATGGATTTCGCAAAAGACGTCGTCTATATTGAACATGCTGATCACAAAGACCGCCGCAGCATGCAGACTGTTTTTTATGAAACGCTGCTTGCCCTCGTCAAGCTGATCGCGCCGATCCTGCCGCATACAGCAGATGAAATGTGGAGCCACTTTACATTCGTATCGGAACAAAGCGTCCAGCTCAGCGATATGCCGGAGACGAAGGACATTCCGAACGCAAAAGAGACGGAAGAGAAATTCGACCGTTTCATGACGCTCCGCGATGATGTCTTAAAAGCGCTGGAAAATGCCCGTAATGATAAGATCATCGGAAAATCTTCCGTTGCGAGCCTGACGCTTTATCCGAACGAACAATCCAAGGCATTATTAGCTTCCATCAATGAGGATGTCAAACAGCTCTTCATCGTTTCCGAGTTCGCAATCGGCGGAACTGAAGCGGAAGCTCCGGAAGAGGCGCAATCGTTTGAAACAGGAAAAATCGTCGTCGCCCAAGCGGACGGAGAGACTTGTGAACGATGCCGCATGGTCTCAAAAGAAATCGGCCAGGATCCTGACCACCCTGAACTTTGCCCTCGCTGCGCAGGGATTGTCAAAACATATTATTAA
- a CDS encoding TraR/DksA family transcriptional regulator yields MNDQLANIHTELLQMKEELESRLFEYSFFQQDSPTINSYQQATLMYHVKEELQDVLLALSKIENGTYGICEETGQAIPLAKLAVLPTARTANDFLYHIQFEKKTLPIWAETDETYSQALFS; encoded by the coding sequence GTGAATGACCAGCTGGCGAACATCCATACAGAGCTTCTTCAAATGAAGGAGGAACTGGAGTCAAGATTATTTGAGTATTCCTTTTTTCAACAAGATTCACCGACAATCAATTCATATCAGCAGGCAACTTTGATGTACCATGTAAAAGAAGAACTGCAGGATGTGCTTTTGGCCCTTTCCAAAATAGAAAACGGAACATACGGGATCTGTGAAGAAACGGGTCAGGCGATTCCGCTTGCAAAACTTGCTGTTCTGCCGACTGCGAGAACGGCGAACGATTTTTTGTACCACATTCAGTTTGAGAAAAAGACGCTGCCCATTTGGGCCGAAACAGATGAAACCTACAGTCAAGCACTGTTTTCTTAA
- the lspA gene encoding signal peptidase II → MNIPLLRFFFLVKCLNEEKQKLEEQCVPYYIIALIIIGIDQFTKWLVVSRMEYGESIPVIDGFFQITSHRNTGAAWGILEGQMWFFYIITTVVIIGLVYYIQKHAKGQMLLGTALGLMLGGAVGNFIDRAARQEVVDFIHVTIVNYHYPIFNIADSSLCIGVLLLFVQMLLDGKKKKEL, encoded by the coding sequence ATGAATATTCCTTTACTCCGATTCTTTTTCTTGGTAAAATGCTTAAATGAAGAGAAACAGAAACTGGAGGAACAGTGTGTGCCTTATTACATAATTGCACTGATAATCATCGGTATCGACCAATTTACAAAATGGCTTGTCGTCAGCAGGATGGAATACGGAGAAAGCATCCCTGTCATCGACGGCTTCTTTCAGATCACCTCCCACCGGAATACAGGCGCTGCCTGGGGCATTCTTGAAGGGCAGATGTGGTTTTTTTACATCATCACAACGGTCGTCATCATCGGTCTTGTCTACTACATCCAAAAGCATGCAAAAGGGCAAATGCTGCTCGGGACCGCACTCGGCCTGATGCTTGGCGGGGCTGTCGGCAATTTTATCGACCGAGCCGCCAGACAAGAGGTTGTCGACTTTATTCATGTCACGATCGTCAACTATCATTACCCGATTTTCAACATCGCTGATTCATCATTATGCATCGGCGTCCTGCTTTTATTTGTGCAAATGCTGCTAGACGGAAAGAAGAAGAAGGAGCTGTAA
- a CDS encoding RluA family pseudouridine synthase has translation MEQYEMTVPEAHKSERIDKYLTAVESDWSRTQVQQWIKEERVQVNEKAVKANHKVQPGDVVKVDVPEPEPLDVEPEPMDLDIYYEDQDVLVVNKPRGMVVHPAPGHLTGTLVNGLMAHCNDLSGINGVMRPGIVHRIDKDTSGLLMVAKNDLAHESLVNQLVDKTVTRKYTALVHGVIPHDHGTIDAPIGRDKKDRQSMTVTRENGKHAVTHFEVKERFDHFSVVECRLETGRTHQIRVHMKYIGFPLAGDPKYGPKKTIDFNGQALHAGVLGFDHPRTGEYIEFAAPLPEDMKTLIDNLRNNH, from the coding sequence ATGGAGCAATATGAAATGACCGTTCCGGAAGCCCATAAAAGTGAACGGATTGATAAATACTTGACCGCGGTCGAATCAGACTGGTCGCGGACTCAAGTACAGCAATGGATCAAGGAAGAACGCGTACAGGTAAACGAAAAGGCTGTCAAAGCCAATCACAAAGTGCAGCCGGGAGATGTTGTGAAAGTCGATGTTCCTGAACCGGAGCCGCTCGATGTCGAACCGGAACCGATGGATCTGGATATTTATTATGAGGATCAGGATGTCCTTGTCGTCAATAAACCGCGCGGAATGGTAGTCCACCCTGCTCCCGGCCATCTGACGGGAACGCTTGTCAACGGCTTGATGGCGCACTGCAATGATTTGTCCGGCATCAACGGTGTCATGCGTCCCGGGATCGTCCACCGCATCGATAAAGACACCTCAGGCCTGCTGATGGTTGCCAAAAACGATCTGGCTCATGAATCGCTTGTCAACCAGCTCGTCGATAAAACGGTGACGAGAAAATACACGGCGCTTGTCCATGGTGTCATCCCGCATGACCACGGGACAATCGATGCACCGATCGGCCGGGATAAAAAGGACAGGCAAAGCATGACGGTTACAAGAGAAAACGGCAAGCACGCCGTCACTCACTTTGAAGTGAAAGAACGGTTCGATCATTTTTCCGTTGTTGAGTGCCGTCTGGAAACCGGGAGGACCCATCAAATTCGCGTTCATATGAAATACATCGGTTTTCCTCTGGCCGGGGATCCTAAATACGGTCCGAAAAAAACGATCGATTTCAACGGCCAGGCGCTTCATGCCGGAGTGTTGGGATTTGATCATCCGCGCACAGGGGAATATATCGAATTTGCGGCTCCATTGCCTGAAGATATGAAAACGCTCATCGACAATCTTCGAAATAATCATTGA
- the pyrR gene encoding bifunctional pyr operon transcriptional regulator/uracil phosphoribosyltransferase PyrR, which produces MHEQEKAVVLDEQAIRRALTRIAHEMIERNKGMNNCILVGIKTRGIYLAKRLAERIEQIEGNSVTVGELDITLYRDDLSKKTSNEEPLVKGADIPVDINDQKVILVDDVLFTGRTVRAAMDALVDVGRPSAIQLAVLVDRGHRELPIRADFIGKNIPTSKAEKVMVELQEVDGRDLAAIYKK; this is translated from the coding sequence ATGCACGAACAAGAAAAGGCTGTTGTACTTGACGAACAGGCGATCAGAAGGGCGCTGACAAGAATCGCCCACGAAATGATCGAGCGAAACAAAGGAATGAACAACTGTATCCTTGTCGGCATCAAGACGCGAGGCATCTACTTGGCCAAACGACTCGCCGAACGGATCGAACAAATTGAAGGAAACAGCGTGACGGTGGGAGAACTCGATATTACGCTGTACAGAGACGATTTGTCCAAAAAAACGTCCAATGAAGAACCGCTTGTCAAAGGCGCGGACATCCCGGTTGACATTAATGACCAAAAAGTCATACTCGTGGATGATGTGCTTTTCACAGGACGGACGGTCAGAGCGGCGATGGATGCCCTCGTCGATGTCGGACGTCCATCTGCGATTCAGCTTGCTGTACTGGTTGACAGAGGCCACAGAGAGCTTCCGATCAGGGCTGACTTTATCGGGAAAAACATTCCGACATCCAAAGCCGAAAAGGTTATGGTTGAGCTTCAGGAAGTGGACGGGCGCGACCTTGCCGCAATCTACAAAAAATAA
- the pyrP gene encoding uracil permease PyrP, protein MSMKNMNLDVRDVPKPLNWLSFSLQHLFAMFGATILVPKLVGLSPGVALITSGLGTLAYLLITKGQIPAYLGSSFAFISPILAAKAAGGPAAAMIGAFMAGIVYGLIALFIQRLGTGWLMKLLPPVVIGPVIIVIGLGLASTAVNMAMYENPNAETLVYSAKHFGVAGFTLAVTIICAIFLRGFFSLIPVLIGIICGYLYALTQGIVDFQIVADAKWFAVPDFVLPFVDYTPGIAAIVTGLAMVPVAFVTMSEHIGHQMVLSKVVGRDFINKPGLHRSIFGDSVATMLASCLGGPPTTTYGENIGVLAITRVFSVFVIGGAAVIALCFGFIGKVSALISSVPSAVMGGVSFLLFGIIASSGLRMLIDNKIDLENKRNLIISSVILVIGVGGAFIKISGFELSSMALAAIVGVILNLVLPESKEEQDATEV, encoded by the coding sequence ATGAGCATGAAAAATATGAACTTAGATGTAAGAGATGTGCCAAAACCGCTGAATTGGCTATCCTTCAGCCTTCAGCATCTGTTCGCCATGTTTGGCGCGACCATCCTTGTGCCGAAGCTTGTCGGCTTAAGCCCGGGAGTGGCGCTGATTACGAGTGGACTCGGAACACTTGCCTACCTGTTGATCACGAAAGGGCAGATTCCCGCCTACCTAGGTTCATCGTTCGCCTTTATCTCGCCGATTCTTGCAGCCAAAGCGGCCGGCGGGCCGGCAGCTGCCATGATCGGGGCCTTTATGGCCGGAATCGTCTACGGATTGATTGCCCTTTTCATTCAGCGGCTGGGAACGGGCTGGCTGATGAAGCTTCTTCCGCCGGTCGTCATCGGACCGGTTATCATCGTCATCGGACTCGGACTGGCGAGTACAGCGGTCAATATGGCAATGTATGAAAATCCGAACGCCGAAACGCTTGTCTACAGCGCCAAACACTTTGGCGTAGCCGGGTTTACGCTGGCAGTGACCATCATCTGTGCCATTTTCTTGCGCGGATTCTTCAGCCTGATCCCGGTGTTGATCGGAATTATTTGCGGATACTTGTACGCGCTCACCCAAGGGATTGTCGACTTTCAAATCGTGGCTGATGCCAAATGGTTTGCGGTTCCTGATTTTGTTCTCCCGTTTGTCGATTATACGCCGGGTATAGCCGCTATTGTCACCGGTCTTGCGATGGTTCCTGTCGCATTCGTCACCATGTCGGAACATATCGGCCACCAGATGGTGTTAAGCAAAGTGGTTGGCCGCGATTTCATCAACAAGCCGGGGCTTCACCGCTCCATCTTCGGTGACAGTGTGGCCACAATGCTTGCTTCATGCTTGGGCGGACCGCCGACAACAACGTACGGCGAAAATATCGGTGTCCTGGCGATCACACGGGTATTCAGCGTGTTTGTCATCGGAGGAGCGGCCGTCATCGCACTTTGCTTCGGGTTTATCGGCAAGGTGTCGGCGCTGATCAGCTCAGTTCCGTCTGCTGTCATGGGCGGTGTATCCTTCCTGCTCTTCGGCATCATCGCTTCTAGCGGACTGCGGATGCTGATTGACAATAAAATCGATTTGGAAAATAAGCGAAACCTGATCATTTCATCCGTCATCCTCGTCATTGGAGTCGGCGGCGCATTTATCAAAATCTCCGGATTCGAACTGTCCAGCATGGCGCTGGCGGCTATCGTCGGCGTCATATTGAACCTTGTCCTGCCTGAATCCAAGGAAGAGCAGGATGCGACAGAAGTGTAA
- a CDS encoding aspartate carbamoyltransferase catalytic subunit, producing MKHLTAMNELSIEDIFGLIQEAEELKKGKSDHVLSGKFAANLFFEPSTRTRFSFEVAEKKLGMNVLNLDGVSTSVQKGESLYDTVRTLESIGADVCVIRHSEDHYYKELVGRVGIPVVNAGDGCGQHPTQSLLDLMTIYEEWGKFDGLTVSIHGDIKHSRVARSNAEVLTRLGATVLFSGPAEWRDEDNPYGTYVAADEAVADSDVVMLLRIQHERHQAKADASDYLQTFGLSTERAKRLKKDAIIMHPAPVNRGVEIDSALVESAQSRIFKQMENGVYIRMAVLKRALELGENEKRGDQAYVLFN from the coding sequence ATGAAACATTTGACCGCAATGAACGAGTTGAGTATCGAGGACATTTTTGGGTTGATTCAAGAGGCGGAGGAGCTCAAAAAAGGCAAATCAGATCACGTTCTCTCCGGAAAATTTGCCGCCAACTTGTTCTTTGAGCCGAGTACAAGAACCCGTTTCAGCTTCGAAGTCGCAGAAAAGAAGCTTGGCATGAATGTGTTGAATCTTGACGGTGTATCGACAAGTGTTCAAAAAGGGGAATCTTTGTACGATACGGTGCGGACGCTTGAATCCATCGGCGCCGACGTTTGTGTCATCAGGCACTCGGAAGATCATTACTACAAGGAATTGGTCGGCCGTGTCGGCATCCCGGTTGTCAACGCAGGTGACGGCTGCGGTCAGCATCCTACACAATCTTTGCTCGACTTAATGACGATCTATGAGGAATGGGGCAAATTTGACGGATTAACCGTCTCCATTCACGGCGATATCAAGCACAGCAGAGTGGCCAGATCAAACGCCGAAGTGCTGACAAGGCTCGGGGCAACGGTTCTCTTCTCAGGACCTGCTGAGTGGAGGGATGAGGATAATCCTTACGGAACGTATGTTGCGGCAGATGAAGCTGTTGCCGATTCGGATGTCGTGATGCTGCTGAGAATCCAGCATGAACGCCATCAAGCAAAAGCAGATGCCAGCGATTATTTGCAGACATTCGGATTGTCGACTGAACGGGCAAAGCGTTTGAAAAAGGATGCGATCATCATGCATCCGGCTCCGGTCAACCGCGGTGTCGAAATTGACAGTGCGCTGGTGGAATCCGCTCAATCAAGGATTTTCAAGCAAATGGAAAACGGCGTCTACATCAGAATGGCGGTTTTAAAACGGGCGCTCGAACTAGGCGAAAATGAAAAAAGGGGAGATCAAGCTTATGTCTTATTTAATTAA